From the genome of Nicotiana sylvestris chromosome 2, ASM39365v2, whole genome shotgun sequence, one region includes:
- the LOC104213691 gene encoding ferredoxin--NADP reductase, root-type isozyme, chloroplastic, with product MAHSALSQVSVAVPLQTDSSFRRSTFKATSVTFSDRSSWISMPPIDLKAPRSRNQHIVCMSVQQASKAKVSVSPLSLEDAKEPPLNIYKPKEPYTATIVSVERLVGPKAPGETCHIVIDHDGNLPYWEGQSYGVIPPGENPKKPGSPHNVRLYSIASTRYGDSFDGKTASLCVRRAVYYDPETGKEDPSKNGVCSNFLCDSKPGDKVKITGPSGKIMLLPEDNPNAKHIMIGTGTGVAPFRGYLRRMFMESVPTKFNGLAWLFLGVANTDSLLYDDEFTKYLNDYPGNFRYDRALSREQKNNKGGKMYVQDKIEEYSDEIFKLLDEGAHIYFCGLKGMMPGIQDTLKRVAEARGESWEQKLSQLKKNKQWHVEVY from the exons ATGGCTCATTCAGCTCTCTCTCAG GTGTCAGTTGCTGTTCCTCTGCAAACGGATTCATCTTTTAGAAGATCTACTTTTAAG GCTACAAGCGTAACTTTTAGTGATAGATCATCATGGATCTCTATGCCGCCTATCGATCTAAAAGCACCACGATCGAGAAACCAACACATTGTTTGCATGTCGGTGCAACAAGCTAGCAAAGCCAAAGTTTCAGTTTCACCTTTATCACTTGAAGATGCAAAAGAACCACCATTGAATATTTACAAGCCCAAGGAACCATACACAGCGACAATTGTCTCAGTTGAGAGGCTTGTAGGCCCAAAAGCTCCTGGGGAGACTTGTCATATTGTTATTGATCATGATGGCAACCTTCCTTACTGGGAAGGACAAAGTTATGGTGTCATTCCTCCT GGTGAAAATCCTAAGAAACCAGGCAGTCCCCACAATGTTCGTCTATATTCAATTGCATCCACCAGATATGGGGACTCTTTTGATGGGAAGACGGCCAGCTTGTGTGTCAGACGAGCTGTCTACTATGATCCTGAGACAGGAAAAGAAGACCCTTCCAAAAATGGTGTTTGCAGCAACTTTCTGTGCGACTCAAAGCCTGGTGACAAAGTGAAGATCACAG GTCCTTCTGGTAAGATAATGCTTCTACCAGAAGATAATCCAAATGCCAAACACATCATGATTGGAACTGGAACTGGTGTGGCTCCCTTCCGAGGCTACCTTCGTCGTATGTTCATGGAATCGGTTCCAACTAAGTTTAATGGCCTTGCTTGGCTTTTCCTTGGGGTTGCAAACACTGACAGCCTTCTATATGACGACGAGTTCACCAAGTATCTCAATGACTACCCAGGCAATTTCAGATATGACCGTGCTCTTAGCCGTGAACAAAAGAACAATAAAGGGGGGAAGATGTATGTCCAGGATAAAATTGAGGAATACAGTGATGAGATCTTCAAACTGCTGGATGAAGGGGCCCACATCTATTTCTGTGGGTTGAAGGGGATGATGCCCGGAATCCAAGATACCCTGAAGAGGGTTGCTGAGGCGAGAGGTGAGAGCTGGGAGCAGAAGCTTTCACAGCTCAAAAAGAACAAGCAATGGCATGTTGAAGTCTACTGA